In Coleofasciculaceae cyanobacterium, a single genomic region encodes these proteins:
- a CDS encoding glycosyltransferase family 2 protein: MLEPIISVIIPTHGRSQLVKRAVDSAGAQTLRDIEIIVVIDGLDLATEQELAKINDPRLRIVQLPTSKGGAGARNAGVAAAKAAWIAFLDDDDEWLTRKLELQLAAAKKSQYKYPIISCSLTARTPKGEFIYPRRFLRADEPLSEYLLARNSLSFGEGLIQTSTIFTQKELLEKIPFQEGLVKHQDWDWLLKVNTLADVEIKFVPETLAIWHCWQERQSTSSTTNWQQSLAWLRDNQNLVTPRAYAGFIMTQVAPQAAQEGQWQVFWSLLKEAGDRGKLQPSDLILYLLMWFLPKNIRRSLKTLFKVETQQISGV, encoded by the coding sequence ATGTTAGAACCAATTATTAGTGTAATTATACCGACTCACGGGCGATCGCAGCTTGTTAAACGAGCCGTAGACAGTGCAGGCGCGCAAACGCTTCGAGACATCGAAATTATTGTAGTTATTGACGGTTTAGATCTAGCAACCGAGCAAGAATTAGCCAAGATTAACGATCCTCGTTTACGAATAGTTCAACTTCCAACCAGCAAAGGAGGTGCAGGGGCGCGTAATGCGGGAGTTGCAGCAGCCAAAGCAGCATGGATTGCTTTTTTAGATGATGATGACGAATGGCTGACTCGAAAATTAGAGTTGCAGCTAGCAGCAGCCAAAAAATCTCAGTACAAGTATCCGATTATTAGCTGTTCACTAACCGCTCGTACCCCCAAGGGCGAATTTATCTATCCTCGTAGATTTCTCAGGGCAGATGAACCCTTGAGTGAATATCTTTTGGCTCGAAATTCTCTTTCATTTGGGGAAGGATTAATTCAAACCTCCACTATTTTTACTCAGAAAGAGCTTTTAGAAAAGATTCCTTTCCAAGAAGGATTAGTCAAACATCAAGATTGGGACTGGTTGTTAAAAGTAAATACTTTAGCAGATGTCGAAATTAAATTTGTACCTGAAACTTTAGCCATATGGCATTGCTGGCAAGAACGACAAAGCACTAGTAGCACAACTAATTGGCAGCAATCTCTAGCTTGGCTTCGCGATAATCAAAATTTAGTCACTCCCAGAGCTTATGCAGGCTTTATTATGACTCAGGTTGCTCCCCAAGCAGCCCAAGAAGGTCAATGGCAAGTGTTTTGGTCTTTACTAAAAGAAGCTGGCGATCGCGGAAAACTTCAGCCGAGCGACTTAATTTTATATCTACTTATGTGGTTTTTGCCCAAAAATATCCGTCGTTCTCTCAAGACTTTATTCAAGGTAGAAACACAGCAAATTAGTGGTGTATGA
- a CDS encoding O-antigen ligase family protein, whose protein sequence is MLKAIDNSFLFKQKYLQSKLSLAERILYLAIVLTPLWWLLGIQPLFYPAVVICLLAYSFDFDKPIKQPLPMCAWAWLTMALVMLATALLGLSDVGFEPMEVASTLVTFFKGYFLIFACLALPFWHKIDSGVITRAVAWMAIGYLVLICLQLILLVAGIKIGVFYPPLARLTPGNKLSLMVNLSASLKPFFGINLPRSSLYMGDPPIPGICGLLSFVICLGESNSRLRNLALAGSLGAVAISQSRLAYVCLAIAIITNASFQSFVARQAYLWFIAALALVCSLREWTISDLVNQPLRIFNQARQASSTDREYVVRKTLEAWQESPWLGWGIAQGTANWYTYKIELGSFSTYAAVLYLHGIFGFIFFIFALAITLFDFWKFAVAKNQLCQRAVSSLVALYIFIQGLPLSWISTYIWFFLIWLGAVLSEQQNQQSNLKKIW, encoded by the coding sequence ATGCTAAAAGCGATCGACAACTCATTTCTGTTCAAACAAAAATATCTTCAATCAAAACTATCGCTTGCTGAGCGTATTCTCTACTTAGCCATTGTCTTAACTCCTTTGTGGTGGCTACTAGGAATACAGCCTTTATTTTATCCAGCAGTGGTTATCTGTTTACTAGCTTATTCATTTGATTTTGATAAGCCGATTAAACAACCTTTGCCGATGTGTGCCTGGGCTTGGTTAACTATGGCTCTGGTCATGTTGGCGACAGCACTACTTGGTCTGAGTGACGTCGGTTTTGAACCAATGGAAGTAGCCTCGACTCTAGTTACTTTTTTCAAGGGTTATTTTTTGATTTTTGCCTGTCTAGCACTTCCCTTTTGGCATAAAATCGACTCTGGCGTAATTACACGAGCAGTTGCTTGGATGGCGATCGGCTATTTGGTATTAATTTGCCTTCAGCTTATTTTGCTCGTTGCCGGAATCAAAATCGGGGTATTTTATCCACCTCTAGCACGCCTGACCCCAGGCAACAAGCTCAGTTTAATGGTGAATCTTTCAGCCAGTCTCAAACCTTTCTTTGGGATTAATTTACCTAGATCTTCACTATATATGGGCGATCCTCCTATTCCAGGAATCTGTGGTCTTTTAAGCTTCGTTATTTGCTTAGGGGAATCCAACTCTCGTTTACGCAATCTCGCTTTAGCAGGTAGCTTGGGTGCGGTAGCTATAAGTCAAAGTCGTTTAGCTTATGTTTGTTTGGCGATCGCTATTATCACTAATGCCAGTTTTCAAAGTTTTGTGGCGCGTCAAGCCTATCTCTGGTTTATTGCTGCTCTTGCCCTGGTTTGCAGTCTGCGGGAGTGGACTATATCCGATCTAGTTAATCAACCACTAAGAATTTTCAACCAAGCTCGTCAAGCTTCATCAACAGACCGTGAATATGTTGTTCGTAAAACACTCGAAGCCTGGCAGGAATCGCCCTGGTTGGGATGGGGAATTGCTCAAGGCACGGCCAACTGGTATACCTACAAAATTGAACTCGGCTCTTTTTCTACCTATGCTGCTGTTCTATATTTACACGGTATTTTTGGCTTTATTTTCTTTATTTTTGCCCTGGCTATAACTTTATTCGATTTCTGGAAATTTGCCGTTGCCAAAAATCAACTTTGTCAACGAGCAGTGTCTAGCTTAGTCGCTTTATACATTTTTATTCAGGGTCTTCCTTTGTCTTGGATTTCGACATATATCTGGTTTTTCTTGATTTGGTTAGGAGCAGTGTTATCAGAACAACAAAATCAGCAATCCAATTTAAAGAAAATATGGTGA
- a CDS encoding sulfotransferase domain-containing protein, whose translation MILKPKTLLKIKRGKSVIRDIALKLDLIPGHQDYTKFIILCRSRTGSNLLLNQLQFHQNIRMFYEIFSQDNSSKEFWDYINYDLQNIRDLKQNNPLELVNSFVYRAMPLEVKAVGFKLFYYHARSGKQQEIWQYLKDRQEIKIIHLVRRNLLKTYVSQQLALTTNSWYSKGDWTMFGLGDRQKHTPAIQLNYEKTLAALAETNKLEQKNEYFFKDHQLLKIFYEDLVEDNTKEMAKVQNFLEVKPTSVYISTKKQSPNSLQKSIQNYAELKNCFQGSPYASFFK comes from the coding sequence ATGATTTTAAAACCAAAAACACTTTTAAAAATTAAAAGAGGCAAGTCAGTAATTCGAGATATTGCGCTTAAGTTAGATTTAATTCCAGGTCATCAAGACTACACTAAATTTATAATTTTGTGTCGCTCTAGAACGGGGTCTAATTTATTACTCAATCAGCTACAGTTTCATCAAAATATTAGAATGTTTTATGAAATATTTAGTCAAGATAATAGTTCTAAGGAATTTTGGGATTATATCAACTACGATCTCCAAAATATTCGAGATTTAAAGCAAAATAATCCCCTTGAATTAGTCAATTCATTTGTTTATAGAGCAATGCCTCTTGAGGTAAAGGCAGTTGGATTTAAGTTGTTTTACTATCACGCTCGCTCTGGGAAACAACAAGAAATCTGGCAATATTTAAAAGATAGACAAGAAATAAAAATTATTCATTTAGTTAGGAGAAATCTACTAAAAACTTATGTGTCTCAGCAACTAGCTTTAACTACTAATAGCTGGTATAGCAAAGGCGATTGGACTATGTTCGGACTTGGCGATCGCCAAAAACATACTCCAGCTATTCAATTGAACTACGAAAAAACTTTAGCAGCTTTGGCAGAAACAAACAAGCTAGAGCAAAAAAATGAATATTTTTTTAAAGATCACCAATTACTGAAAATTTTTTATGAAGATCTAGTTGAAGATAATACCAAAGAAATGGCTAAAGTTCAAAATTTCTTGGAAGTAAAACCAACCTCTGTTTATATATCAACCAAAAAACAGTCGCCAAATTCTCTCCAGAAATCAATTCAAAATTATGCAGAGCTAAAAAATTGTTTTCAGGGAAGCCCTTACGCTTCTTTTTTTAAGTAA